A single window of Zea mays cultivar B73 chromosome 10, Zm-B73-REFERENCE-NAM-5.0, whole genome shotgun sequence DNA harbors:
- the LOC103641543 gene encoding metal tolerance protein C4 isoform X2, with amino-acid sequence MHPPLASAALRLLSFTSRTRLLSHCPFFLSRRDDDGGREGPSSPLPPLSPSGSTFWPRSLLLSASDAAGLFSLRGGWRRRALPPAASRPPGAVTDAAPVRLTVSRKYSLRVAKGKKKAHFDDEHSHRAVNMALWCNFLVFSLKFGVWISTSSHVMLAELVHSIADFANQALLAYGLSSSRRAPDALHPYGYSKERFVWSLISAVGIFCLGSGATIVHGVQNLWNCQPPENIHWAALVIGGSFLIEGASLLVAINAVRKGAEAEGMGIWDYIWRGHDPTSVAVMTEDGAAVTGLAIAATSLVAVQMTGNAMYDPIGSIIVGNLLGLVAIFLIQRNRHALIGRAIDDHDMQRVLEFLKSDQVVDALYDCKSEISMELFWYKIIWKGLDVGLGQNSSGKLQCPRMIRNY; translated from the exons ATGCATCCTCCCCTCGCCTCCGCGGCCCTCCGCCTCCTCTCCTTCACCTCCCGTACCCGCCTCCTCTCGCACTGCCCATTTTTCCTATCCCGCCGTGACGACGACGGCGGCCGCGAGGGCCCCTCGTCGCCGCTGCCCCCgctctcgccttctggctcgactTTCTGGCCCCGCTCGCTCCTCTTGTCTGCGTCAGATGCCGCGGGCCTCTTCAGCCTCCGTGGCGGGTGGCGGAGACGGGCTCTTCCTCCCGCGGCGTCACGGCCCCCCGGCGCCGTCACTGACGCAGCTCCCGTCCGGCTCACCGTCTCCCGCA AATATTCTCTGCGTGTGgccaaggggaagaagaaggcgcATTTTGACGATGAACACAG CCATCGAGCGGTTAACATGGCACTATGGTGCAACTTTCTCGTCTTCTCTCTAAAGTTTGGAGTGTGGATTTCAACTTCAAGTCATGTTATGCTAGCTGAGCTAGTGCATTCCATTGCAGACTTTGCTAACCAG GCTCTTCTTGCTTATGGTTTGAGCAGCTCAAGACGTGCTCCAGATGCTCTACACCC CTATGGTTATTCGAAGGAAAGATTTGTATGGTCTCTCATATCTGCAGTTGGAATATTTTGCTTGGGTTCAGGTGCTACCATAGTGCATGGAGTTCAAAATTTATGGAATTGTCAA CCTCCAGAGAATATTCACTGGGCTGCATTAGTGATTGGTGGGTCCTTCCTAATTGAAG GTGCTTCACTGCTTGTTGCTATAAACGCTGTTAGGAAAGGTGCAGAAGCAGAGGGAATGGGTATTTGGGACTATATCTGGCGTGGTCATGATCCAACTTCTGTTGCTGTTATGACTGAA GATGGTGCGGCTGTTACAGGCCTTGCTATTGCTGCAACATCTTTGGTAGCTGTTCAAATGACAGGAAATGCTATGTATGATCCAATTGGTTCAATCATTGTTGGCAATTTACTAGGGCTG GTTGCTATTTTTCTGATTCAGAGGAATAGGCATGCTTTAATTGGCCGGGCCATTGATGATCATGACATGCAGCGAGTCCTTGAATTTCTTAAGTCTGATCAG GTCGTAGATGCTCTTTATGATTGCAAAAGCGAG
- the LOC103641542 gene encoding uncharacterized protein, which translates to MNLYLYYFLRHYCRRPQSILVHGSAECSPPSTPIRHQRPSWKVATDPPFSSPICSTITGIRGRHQRAPPPHDVAWKVSTTPIRPHPPPVMEGCRGSPTLLPLCSMITGIRGCHQRAPAPRRSSLSSHALGRLELRCGRPPLTHSAAGRRRACGSGPALDSPSRCFAVSCFLLAAFGAYTRCTSVQSSNVLLERRAGSKGCSCR; encoded by the coding sequence AtgaatctatatctatactacttcttaagacactactgtaggcgtccacaatctatactggtgcacggttctgccgagTGCTCCCCGCCATCAACGCCGATCCGCCATCAACGCCCGTCATGGAAGGTTGCCACGGATCCCCCGTTCTCCTCCCCCATCTGCTCCACGATTACGGGGATCCGAGGCCGCCATCAACGCGCACCTCCTCCCCACGACGTCGCATGGAAGGTTTCCACGACGCCGATCCGCCCCCACCCACCGCCCGTCATGGAAGGTTGCCGCGGATCCCCCAccctcctccccctctgctccaTGATTACGGGGATCCGAGGCTGCCATCAACGCGCACCAGCTCCCCGGAGAAGTAGCCTGTCATCCCACGCGCTCGGCCGCCTGGAGTTACGGTGCGGTAGGCCGCCGCTCACGCACTCGGCCGCTGGGAGGCGGCGTGCGTGCGGGAGTGGGCCTGCATTGGATTCTCCGAGCAGATGCTTCGCAGTGTCGTGCTTCCTCTTGGCGGCTTTCGGCGCCTACACGAGATGTACATCCGTCCAGTCCAGCAACGTGCTGCTGGAGCGCCGCGCGGGCAGCAAAGGCTGCAGTTGCCGGTGA